The Juglans microcarpa x Juglans regia isolate MS1-56 chromosome 2S, Jm3101_v1.0, whole genome shotgun sequence genome has a window encoding:
- the LOC121252496 gene encoding ycf20-like protein: MAHSSSLISTSLLSIGLSLQTRVSRGKYGTFPQRSSPGLLRIQAVQENGGPRRLVDIIRLVPEISRNYFRSPSRRALFGGISLLGGFYVAQTISLSFGALGVNDVIAAVVCVLLTEYVTKFYYSQPKVTFPLALLNNFKMGFTYGLFIDAFKLAS, encoded by the coding sequence ATGGCACATTCTTCAAGTTTGATCTCTACGAGCCTCCTGTCAATTGGCTTGAGTCTTCAAACCCGAGTTTCACGTGGGAAATATGGAACTTTTCCCCAGAGATCCTCACCCGGGCTTCTTCGTATCCAAGCTGTGCAAGAGAATGGAGGGCCTCGAAGACTAGTTGACATTATCAGACTTGTACCAGAGATTTCAAGGAACTATTTTCGAAGTCCTTCTCGAAGGGCTCTTTTTGGGGGAATCTCTTTGTTGGGTGGCTTTTATGTTGCACAGACGATCTCTTTGTCTTTTGGAGCTTTAGGAGTGAATGATGTGATTGCTGCAGTTGTATGTGTTCTCCTGACAGAGTATGTCACAAAATTTTATTACAGCCAGCCGAAGGTGACATTCCCCCTTGCTCTTCTCAACAATTTCAAGATGGGTTTTACTTATGGTCTATTCATTGATGCTTTTAAGCTTGCCAGTTGA